One window of the Acidimicrobiia bacterium genome contains the following:
- a CDS encoding DUF4202 domain-containing protein has protein sequence MAEERRLAQAFAAIDAANGADPARIMVRGEERPKELAHAELVTEWVRRLEPEAGEALLLAARAHHLRRWTIPRATYPEGRSGYLRWRKALHEQHAKEVAEILVGVGYDDAPIARVQDLVRKRRLGKDDEVQVLEDALCLVFAETQLHDLAQRVEPEKMVDVIRKTLVKMSPRAIDLTKELDLSEESRALLARALAPE, from the coding sequence GTGGCTGAGGAGCGGCGGTTGGCCCAGGCCTTCGCGGCTATCGATGCGGCCAATGGCGCCGACCCGGCCCGGATCATGGTGCGGGGCGAGGAGCGACCCAAGGAGCTGGCCCACGCCGAGCTCGTGACGGAGTGGGTGCGGCGCCTCGAGCCAGAAGCGGGGGAGGCGCTCCTGCTGGCGGCCCGGGCCCATCACCTCCGGCGGTGGACCATCCCGAGGGCCACGTACCCGGAGGGGCGCTCCGGCTACCTGCGCTGGCGCAAGGCCCTCCACGAGCAGCACGCCAAGGAGGTGGCCGAGATCCTCGTGGGGGTGGGCTACGACGACGCGCCGATCGCCCGTGTCCAGGACCTCGTACGCAAGCGCCGACTGGGCAAGGACGACGAGGTCCAGGTGCTCGAGGACGCGCTGTGTCTGGTGTTCGCCGAGACCCAGCTTCACGACCTCGCGCAGCGCGTCGAGCCAGAGAAGATGGTGGACGTGATCCGCAAGACGCTCGTCAAGATGAGCCCCCGCGCGATCGATCTCACGAAGGAGCTGGACCTCTCG
- a CDS encoding DUF5317 family protein, whose protein sequence is MPIPAETHLRLRESTDMLLAALAVLVIATVPLAGGRLSRLADLRLRAVWALALALVVQVLIISVLPSGDVDLHRVLHLATYVAVLVWVVLNHGLLWRWPIVIGGALNFVVIVANDGVMPASRAARVAAGLVGRQGFENSAAVAHPNLGFLGDVFAIPADLPLANVFSVGDALLVLGIFLVVHRQCESYLAYRLARLGDGVRGHRRRTVPTQRGDAMAVS, encoded by the coding sequence GTGCCGATTCCGGCGGAGACGCACCTCCGTCTCCGGGAGTCGACCGACATGCTCCTCGCAGCGCTCGCGGTGCTGGTGATCGCGACGGTCCCGCTCGCGGGCGGGCGGCTGAGCCGGCTCGCCGACCTCAGGCTGCGCGCCGTGTGGGCGCTGGCGCTCGCACTCGTGGTGCAGGTCCTCATCATCTCGGTCCTGCCGAGCGGCGACGTCGATCTGCACCGCGTCCTCCACCTGGCGACCTACGTGGCGGTCCTGGTGTGGGTCGTGCTGAACCACGGCCTGCTCTGGCGCTGGCCGATCGTCATCGGTGGCGCGCTGAACTTCGTGGTGATCGTCGCCAACGACGGCGTGATGCCGGCGTCACGGGCGGCCCGGGTCGCGGCTGGCCTCGTCGGACGGCAGGGATTCGAGAACTCGGCGGCCGTCGCCCACCCGAATCTGGGCTTCCTGGGTGACGTGTTCGCCATCCCGGCGGACCTGCCGTTGGCCAACGTCTTCAGCGTCGGGGACGCCCTCCTCGTCCTGGGCATCTTTCTGGTGGTCCACCGGCAGTGCGAGTCCTACCTGGCGTACCGGCTCGCCCGCCTCGGGGACGGCGTGCGCGGCCATCGGCGCCGGACCGTGCCCACCCAGCGTGGCGACGCCATGGCGGTGAGCTGA
- a CDS encoding EAL domain-containing protein translates to MAKRRNDRNLVLYVGGVVVAGIATLIGVLIANRGLADTELGTYAMLTAIIVIGELFPVTVTFRNEKQDVTTSTTFVFAVLLMFGPAAALVSQALASITSDVIGRKVWWKAAFNVSQYTISWAVAALVFTVSETRAGDFEHAADFAGSSLPFIILSAIAFFLVNSFLIGAAVALAQDLPVLRNLRHHIGFYAWSSTVLFSLSPIVVVVATQDPLLVPLLLAPIGAAYHSAQVSMEKEHQAAHDPLTDLPNRAYFRERVTQAVAEHPERALAVLIIDLDHFKEVNDTLGHQIGDQLLQDIGRRLRGAIRTDDMVARLGGDEFAVLARVHGSETPRAVASSIHTALEAPFELGDLTFEIGASIGAALYPEHGDDVGSLIRKADVAMYAAKEQRGGYEPYEPERDRHDARRLTLLSELRHAIEAHHLVLHYQPKADLATGRVLGVEALVRWQHEEHGLLPPDDFIPLAEPTGLIGPLTLAVLTEALRQCRAWEDAGLDLRVAVNVSVRNLYDERFVHDVDRLLRRFGVAPGNLTLEITESTMMADPTRPVAALSQLSMRGVHLSIDDFGTGYSSLAYLKRLPVTEIKIDKSFVLGMIDDADDATIVRSTIELARNLGLQVVAEGVEHEDVWQTLAAQGCHRAQGFYLSPALPAGEFEAWLEKYEGRITDPAERATLKVV, encoded by the coding sequence GTGGCGAAGCGGCGGAACGACCGCAACCTCGTGCTCTACGTCGGAGGTGTCGTCGTCGCGGGCATCGCCACCCTGATCGGCGTCCTCATCGCCAACCGAGGCCTCGCCGACACCGAGCTCGGCACCTACGCCATGCTCACCGCGATCATCGTGATCGGTGAGCTGTTCCCGGTCACGGTGACGTTCCGCAACGAGAAGCAAGACGTGACGACGTCGACGACGTTCGTCTTCGCGGTGCTCCTCATGTTCGGCCCTGCCGCCGCGCTCGTGTCACAAGCATTGGCCTCGATCACCTCGGATGTGATCGGACGCAAGGTGTGGTGGAAGGCCGCGTTCAACGTGTCGCAGTACACGATCTCGTGGGCCGTGGCGGCGCTCGTGTTCACTGTGTCGGAGACACGAGCAGGTGACTTCGAGCACGCGGCCGACTTCGCCGGGAGCTCGCTCCCCTTCATCATCCTCAGTGCAATCGCGTTCTTCCTCGTCAACTCGTTCCTCATCGGTGCTGCCGTCGCGCTCGCCCAGGATCTTCCGGTGTTGCGCAACCTGCGGCACCACATCGGCTTCTACGCATGGTCATCGACGGTGCTCTTCTCACTCTCCCCCATCGTCGTGGTCGTGGCGACCCAGGACCCGCTCCTCGTGCCGCTGCTGCTCGCGCCCATCGGCGCCGCGTACCACAGCGCGCAGGTCTCGATGGAGAAGGAGCATCAAGCTGCGCACGACCCGCTGACCGACTTGCCCAACCGCGCGTACTTCCGTGAGCGCGTGACGCAAGCGGTCGCCGAGCACCCCGAGCGAGCGCTCGCGGTGCTGATCATCGACCTCGACCACTTCAAGGAGGTCAATGACACCCTCGGTCACCAGATCGGCGACCAGCTGCTCCAGGACATCGGCCGCCGGCTCCGCGGTGCGATCCGCACCGACGACATGGTTGCGCGACTCGGCGGGGACGAGTTCGCCGTGCTCGCCCGCGTACACGGATCGGAAACCCCACGGGCCGTCGCCAGCTCGATCCACACCGCGCTGGAAGCGCCCTTCGAGCTCGGCGACCTGACCTTCGAGATCGGCGCGAGCATCGGCGCAGCCCTCTACCCCGAGCACGGCGACGACGTGGGCAGCCTCATCCGCAAGGCCGACGTCGCCATGTACGCGGCGAAGGAACAACGAGGCGGCTACGAGCCGTACGAGCCGGAGCGCGACCGCCACGACGCGCGCCGGCTCACACTGCTGTCGGAGCTGCGCCATGCGATCGAGGCGCACCACCTCGTGCTGCACTACCAGCCCAAGGCCGACCTCGCGACTGGCCGCGTGCTCGGCGTCGAAGCCCTCGTGCGTTGGCAGCACGAGGAGCACGGTCTCCTCCCGCCCGACGACTTCATCCCGCTCGCCGAACCGACCGGTCTCATCGGCCCGCTCACCCTCGCCGTGCTCACCGAGGCGTTGCGCCAATGCCGGGCCTGGGAAGACGCCGGCCTCGACCTACGGGTCGCCGTCAACGTGTCGGTACGGAACCTGTACGACGAGCGGTTCGTGCACGACGTGGACCGTCTGCTGCGTCGATTCGGTGTCGCGCCCGGCAACCTCACGCTCGAGATCACCGAGAGCACGATGATGGCCGACCCGACGAGACCGGTCGCCGCACTGTCACAGCTCAGTATGCGGGGCGTGCACCTCTCCATCGACGACTTCGGTACCGGGTACTCGTCGCTGGCATACCTGAAGCGCCTCCCGGTGACGGAGATCAAGATCGACAAGTCATTCGTGCTGGGGATGATCGACGACGCCGATGACGCGACCATCGTCCGCTCGACGATCGAGCTCGCCCGCAACCTCGGACTCCAGGTTGTCGCCGAAGGTGTGGAGCACGAGGACGTATGGCAAACCCTCGCCGCCCAGGGGTGTCACCGTGCCCAAGGCTTCTACCTGAGCCCGGCGCTCCCGGCCGGCGAGTTCGAAGCCTGGCTCGAGAAGTACGAAGGCCGGATCACCGACCCCGCCGAGCGCGCCACCCTCAAGGTCGTCTGA
- a CDS encoding acyl-CoA synthetase, translating to MEFNLADLFESVVDTVPDRKALVCGEHRFTYRELDERSNQVAHGLVALGVGPGDHVGCYLHNSIEYVEAMFGCYKIRAVPVNVNYRYVAGELGLVLRDADLVVLCYDRALGGEVAAAVHPDRLRWFVEVDDSTDAVAPVVDKHSFDEVRAGGSVERDFSPRSGDDLYVLYTGGTTGLPKGVVWRQEDIFFAAVGGGNPGGPPIAEPEELRDRILENPNQRLAPFLAPADPGPGEFVTMSLGPLVHASGQWGAFGTLLGGGRLVLYPERHMDMVRVLDLVERERIGMLTLVGDASARPLLDALDADSGAHDTSSLLLLGSGGSILSGDVKDRLLAALPSVQAILEAIGSSESPAQAVALATREGPASASLTFAPKPETMVVDDSLMPIAPGSGQAGCLATTGRVPLRYHNDVERSARTFVEIDGRRWALPGDMATVDADGTIHLLGRGSMCINTGGEKVYPEEVEAVLKVHPKVADAVVVGVRDERWGERVVAVVAPLAPSDVPGLDDIDAHCRGHLAGYKVPRELCVVDEVQRTPAGKPDYRWAKEVAVRRP from the coding sequence GGACCCGGCGATCACGTTGGGTGCTATCTGCACAACTCCATCGAGTACGTCGAGGCGATGTTCGGCTGCTACAAGATCCGTGCGGTGCCGGTGAACGTGAACTACCGGTATGTCGCCGGCGAGCTCGGACTTGTCCTCCGCGACGCGGATCTCGTGGTGCTCTGCTACGACCGCGCTCTCGGTGGCGAGGTGGCCGCCGCGGTCCACCCTGACCGTCTGCGGTGGTTTGTGGAAGTCGACGACAGCACCGACGCCGTTGCACCCGTCGTCGACAAGCACTCGTTCGACGAGGTGCGCGCCGGCGGATCGGTGGAACGCGACTTCTCGCCTCGCTCCGGCGACGACCTCTACGTCCTCTACACCGGGGGAACGACCGGCCTGCCGAAGGGCGTGGTGTGGCGCCAGGAGGACATCTTCTTCGCGGCAGTCGGTGGCGGGAACCCGGGTGGGCCCCCGATCGCAGAGCCGGAGGAGCTTCGTGATCGCATCCTCGAGAACCCGAATCAACGCCTCGCGCCGTTCCTCGCGCCGGCGGACCCAGGACCGGGCGAGTTCGTCACGATGTCACTCGGACCGCTCGTGCACGCGAGCGGACAATGGGGTGCGTTCGGCACGCTCCTCGGCGGCGGCCGGCTCGTGCTCTATCCCGAACGCCACATGGACATGGTGCGAGTGCTCGACCTCGTCGAACGTGAGCGCATCGGGATGCTCACCCTCGTGGGCGACGCGAGCGCCCGACCACTGCTCGACGCGCTCGACGCCGACTCGGGCGCGCACGACACGTCGTCGCTGCTTCTGCTCGGTTCGGGTGGGAGCATCCTGTCGGGTGACGTGAAGGACCGTTTGCTGGCCGCATTGCCGAGCGTGCAAGCGATCCTCGAAGCGATCGGCTCATCGGAGTCACCGGCACAGGCCGTCGCCCTCGCGACGCGAGAAGGCCCGGCGTCGGCGTCACTCACGTTCGCGCCGAAGCCGGAGACGATGGTGGTCGATGACTCGCTCATGCCGATCGCGCCTGGTTCGGGTCAGGCTGGGTGCCTCGCGACGACCGGCCGCGTCCCGCTCCGCTACCACAACGACGTCGAACGCAGCGCGCGCACGTTCGTGGAGATCGACGGCCGGCGCTGGGCGCTGCCGGGCGACATGGCGACTGTCGATGCCGACGGCACGATCCACCTGCTCGGGCGTGGATCGATGTGCATCAACACGGGTGGGGAGAAGGTCTACCCCGAAGAGGTCGAAGCGGTGCTGAAGGTGCACCCGAAGGTCGCCGACGCGGTGGTCGTTGGCGTGCGCGACGAGCGCTGGGGTGAGCGTGTCGTCGCGGTCGTCGCCCCACTCGCGCCGAGTGACGTGCCCGGGCTCGACGACATCGACGCGCACTGTCGCGGTCACCTCGCCGGGTACAAGGTGCCGCGCGAGCTCTGCGTCGTCGACGAGGTGCAGCGCACGCCCGCGGGCAAACCCGACTACCGCTGGGCCAAGGAAGTAGCGGTCAGACGACCTTGA